GCGAAAACTCGCTAAATATCTTTGGTGTAGCATTGGGAGTTGACcgatgaagagaaggaagacagGGAGCTTCCTAAGAAGAAGGGTAACGGCAGGCTCCGCGGCAATATTGGTTTCCCAACAAGAGTCGTCAAGGACCCGTCGCTTGGCCGTTACCGCGTCTGCAAGCCGGACGATGAAGAAAGTTGCTTCAGCGTGGTCCGCATGTTCTTTGCCATTCGGTACGGTATGCGACACGACTGGTTTGATTTCGAGGATGGAGCTTATTTGACTCTTTCATCCGGAGGAGGTGAGGATACTCGAAGTTCTAAATCACGCCCTAGTAGCTAACTGAGTTTACGAACCCACTGTGTTAGCActgggatatgatgctatggtgtgttgacaatgtgttctttattatagttgaagcccggcccttgatgggttaactgagccacaAGATCGAGTCTGCGAACCTAGGTCACACATACCACGTCGACTTTGTATATGGCTAGGATAAGTCAATGGCGAAGCAGATCGTTACCGACACGACCAACTACAATGCCGAGGGGGAAATAATCGGTGGTCCAGATGCGGTCGTCAAGAGTCCTGAGTGTGCGAAgctggacgacgaggatccGTTCCTTTGGGACTCAGACTGGGACGCCATGTTGTAGGCGAACGCGGGCAATGACACGGTCGTAGTGGGCCACTACAACCGCGGGCTTACCATCACTGATGGGAAGAGCGTCAATGCCACCTGGAGTGGCAAGTGGGGTGAGAGGCCTCGCGCCGTTGAAGAACCCCTTACCTATCAAAATCCGACACGGGCCAGGCTGCACGCCAATGGGACTGCATCTTCCCATTCTCCTCCCGGAGGGACCGCAGCTTCCATGTATGGGGTCGATACCTACAGCGCTTCAGCTACAGCCTGCGCAAGGAAGCATATGAAGAAGAGACCTAAGCATCTCTAGTGGGCGCTGGCGAGAAGTTCGAGACATCACGCGCACCTCAATTCTTTCATTCACCCCATGTATTTATATAGCTTCAATTCGGATGCAGTGTCGGCATCACAATATTCTCTGCTAGCCAGTCATTGCTGAATACTAACAAAGACGTCCATTGCCACGCTAGACCCTTGCAAACGCGGCCACGAAGCCTTCGGCGCCGGAAGGGACTCTCGTTTTCTCCACAATGGAGACCCAGGAAGCGAATGTCATCTCTGGCACCACGGCAAGAGATAGATAGCGATGGGGCACACTGTGAGATCTAGATGTCAACGAGGCTTCACCGTACAAACTTGGCCTGACGGCAGGATTTGCGGATTCGGGTTCATGCAGATGAGTTTGTTGGTCGACTGCTTCCGGGGCTTCCTGGGATTGTGCTGGCGGCTTGACTTGGGCAACCCAGGGACTTGGCGCAGTAAGAGGTGCCAGGATCAAGGCGCTTAAAAGATGTTCTATACTGGTTCACGTCTAGTTTCGGATACCTTTTCTAGATCGGCACTCGGAGCACTGGTCGAGGGCAAATAATGGTGTCAATCTGCGGTGTGCTCCGTATAGCTGAAAGAACCACCACCCACACAGGGTGACAGAATTAGCAATTTCTTACGATACGCCGCCACACAGCTTAGGGCTAGAATACGGGATAAAATACTCGTCGAATCGTCAAGACAGCCTGTAGCCGGCTTCTGAAGCGTTTCTTAGCCGCTGGACgtacgagaagaagcctcgGCTCTCACCCAAAACGAGAGGCACAAGTAAATCTGATGTCCCATCTATTGGCAAGACCTGGAGCACAGACGCTCAATATTTCGATGTAAGTCGACTGGCTCTACGCTGCTTGCTTTAGACTAACCCATGCATGTAGCTGGTCAAcgccgttgaccttggcgaAGTGGGGCACCGCGGATCAATACTGGTCCGAGGGGTTTCGGCTTCTGGACGGACCCCGCTATCCTGGCGGCTGCCTAGCATATTCGTAACTATAAGATCAGCCAAGCTTTCCCGAAATATAAGCACACGTAAAACGCAACAAATTTCCCCAAACTTCACAAGCGACTCAAATGGGTCGGTTAGCTCCATTCGTAAAGAATCGCTTagaatggatggatatcCAGGAGCAAAGACACAATGGACATAGTCTGCGCGACCGGGCCACCAACGGCAATGGGCTCGACATTTCGACATCGCTCACACCTCAGCTCTTGCCCAAATATGACTGGGTGCCTAGTGGTCTATCGAAAAGGCTGGGATTATCTGTCACCAAGTTTTACTCGGACCAGCAGCAATCTTTATTACTTTCCAGGCTACCCAAGGAGATTCGAATATCGATCTGGGGCTATGCGGTTGGTGGGCACGACGTGACCATTGTAAGAAAGATAAACAAGCTGTCGCATGCCATATTGCCAATGGATACGGAAAGAGTCAATAAAGCGGAGCTGGTGCCAACTCGGAAATCATGGATAGGACCAATAGGTTACGAGAAGCGATACAAGGCTACCGAGACAATGTCTGAGCTCGACATGCTACCCCTTCTCCGCACTTGCAAGCAAATGTGAGCCTCAATACATTGGCATCCTAAACAACTTGAAAGAAGCTAAAGGTTCCTGAAGTTATCTCGAGGCTTTACACATCTTATACAGCCAAAACTCCTTCAAATTCCACACAATGGAGGCCTTCTACCGGTTTCTTCTGCTCTCACCACACGATGGCCTTCAGTCGATCCGATGTCTTACGATCCAGTGGTCAGGCTTTGCTTACTGGGCGGTTTATCAAGACGAGGATACGGGAGAGCCCTTACACGAGCATGACGAAAGCTGGCAGGAGATCTGTGATGCGATTGCTGCCATGGATAACTTGAAATCCCTGTCAATCGTTGTGCCGTCGGGGATCAACAACAGCTTCCGGCGAGGGAGAGCGAAGAAGCACGATGTCATAACCAGAATAAGTTTACCACTTGCTGCTCTGCCAGAGCACGTCGACTTCACGTTTGCCATTCCCAAAGGCCATATCCGCCCGCACTCGCAGGTTTTGCTATCTGAGCGAGGATGCCGGAATCTGCGCCTCGTTGGCTTGGATTCTCCTGTTGGGTTTAGACACAACGACGATGACTCGGACTGACTTTGCTTGGCGCTTGCAATCATGGGGAAAGAGGTGTATCATAGCCCCCGTGATATTTTTAACCCTAGCTTTTGGATTATTCTATAcgttatttatttatttatttattttttagcTAAGCTAATGGCTTACTCGAGGTCATGCTGTGGTTAGTTATGAAATAACCCTTTTTACGTTGTTCAAGATGCGTATACTAACGAGACATTATCCGGGAAAGCAGACCATTCCGTCGTTGCTGCAACCTGACAGTTTTTGTTATGGTGGATcattattatatattaagcgCGTTCACGATTACCCCCCAGAAAGATTTAACACATTGCCTCTGCGGTTTGCGCAGCTCGTCTATTGTTGTCTGGGATAAGCTTAACATGAAGCCGGGCAGAAAGCTAGCTCCCTTGGAGGCGAGTGCTTTGGCAATGTTGGCCTCGATGCTTATGAAGACCATGACGGCCTTGGTCAGCTACCAGTACGTCTATACCATGGCGGCACGTCTTACCATGGGAATCTCCTTCTAGAATAGTAAGCTTGATTTTTCACGGTTGCACTATGGTTCAAGCCGCAATGAATTCGCATGTGGTGTCAAAGTCAGACGCTCGTCGTGGCATGGGCAGAGGGAAAGTGCACATTACACAAAAACCCCGTCCGGCGGGTCATCATGTACGGGAGATTTCGCTCTATAACGCCGTATACTATCTCAACATGTTCTTTTGCGTACGTAGATGTTAATCACGTCAGCCGCCAACTGACTTCTGGGGTGAACTTCAAACTCGCTTTCTATTATCCCCTCCTATTTTCGATATCATTTGGGAACCTTGTTTGTTGGAAAATCAGACGAACTCGCAGGGTTGATGTGTAGAATTGAAGCTGCTGAGTCACCAACCCTAGAGGCTGAAAAATGAAGATGGATTCAGAGCACAGCCACCGCTCAGCACAGCCACCGCTCAGCAGAGCGGACCGTTCTGGATCTGGGCGGCCTGGCAACGAAACAAACAGGGGTTATTTCTTGTACGAACGATTGATGGGTCGCCAACTCAAGTTGATCTGATAACTAAACGCGAGTCAATGTActttattatactttttataagGCCGCTATTTTTAACTATTTCCTTTAAATTGAGATAGTACTTGCTTAGCTAATCAACTTTAAGACTCTTAAGCAATGGATGATTTTTTGTTATGTCGCCTTTTTTTTCAGCCTGATATTCGGCCAATCATCTTGTCCTGTTACTGGCTGCACGTGAGCTCTCACACAACCAGGCTGTGTCAATAAGCCTCATCTCCCCGCCTCGACTTCCTCTAAATATGTCACAGATCGCATCTCTTCCTTCCATCCTGTCCTGCAACATAGAATAATACACCAAAGGTCAAGGTGCAAGATACCTTTCAACGGGTACGGAGGGAACTAGGCCGTTTATGATCTCTGACACTTCTTCACTCCCATCGTCGCTCACGCGGAGATGCCCGAGACATGAGCTTCCTGAACGCCCTTAGTTCACAGGATGTCGTCTTGTCGCAGCGTGCCTCTCGTCAAGCCGACCAGACGGCAGCCGTCAAGGACCTAGAGAACACCATTGCCAGGTTCCAGGCGATATTGACCGATGATGACCGAAAGAATCTGCAGAAGCTGAAAACCGAGCCCCATGATGCGcaatccatcatcatgttTACGGCACGCCTTGACAGGTTCGATCCAAAGCGCAGAGGCAAGAGTGTCGCCTCAAGGCTAGCCTCATTTCTGCAGACTATTGAGCAGTTCACTCCCATTGTTGATACCTacatccaatccaatcccGAGATTGCGGCGCTGGTCTGGGGGTCTGTTAGGCTCACCTTCCAGGTGTGTGGCCATGCAAGGCATTCTGAACTGTTACTGAGACTCAATAGCTACTCGCCAACTTCACATCCTACTTCCAGTCCTTTGTCGAACTCTTGTCTGGCTTTGGGACACTGTGTTCCAGGTTTGCCGAGTACCAAGTCATCTTCAAAGACTCTCCCAGACTCAAAACGTCCATCTGCGCGTTTCACTCTTCTGTCGTCAATTGCTGCGAAAAGATTGTGCTGGTGACGCGCCGGCCAAGTTAGTTATGCTACGCTAAGACCTGGCCCCTTGCTGACATCGCTGTAGTGAAGTCACAAGCATGGATGGCCATCACTCAATCTTTCCAAAGTGAAATCCGAGGCTATGTTGACGATATCAAGTCAAAGGCAGAGATTGTCCGGGATGATATCCAGCTCGCCAAAGCCCAAAGCGATAGCGAAGAGCACCAGTTGCAAGCCAAGGCACGGAAGAAGGCAGAAGAGAGTCACGGCCGCATCTCTTCCCTGTTGACAAAGGCTAGGTCAGAAATGAGACTCATTGGCGAGAACGGAACAAGAGGGACTGCAGGTAGGCCCTCGCTGCCTTGTTTCAAATTGCGCAGCTAATGATGCAAGAACAACGCCGGCGTCGTCTCCTCAAAGACCTCTCATCGCATAACTATACATCTGCCTTCAACAATGCTCGTAACAAACGACATCTCGGAACAGCTGAGTGGGCATTCAACACAGATCAGTTCCAGAATTGGTTCACGGGTGACGGACCAGCAGTTCTGCATGTGACAGGGAAAAGTACATCCGGCCCAGGCTAACACGTGCTATTATAACTAATGACTTCTTTGTAGTTGGATCTGGAAAGACAATATTGGCGTGAGTGCATACCGTTTCTCCTCTTGACCGCGTTGTTGCTAACTTTGCTCTAAAGGTCTTCGATCGTTGAACACTTATGTCAGATCAGACAACCTAATCAGTTCATCTCATTTTTCTTCTCCAGATTCGACAATCCGACAACCTTGGCTTCTGACACTATAATTCGCTCACTGGTCCAACAATTGCTATCCGTGGCTCCCATGGAAACGATGAACGCAACTCTCGCGTCCGAGATCGCCGACTGTCTTCAGAAAGCCCAGGATAACTTTTTCTCCCTCGACACTCTTGGGAAGCTCTATGAGACGGCTTCCAAATTCACACAGGACTGGTTTATCCTTATCGATGGTGTGGATGAGTGCGAATCTGAGCAACAGCGGTTACTATATGACTTCTTATCTCGCTTCCTTGACACCTGTTCGGGGCCACAGCGAATTAAGATCCTGTTCTCGAGTCGAGAAACGACAAAACAAGACATCGAGAGGTCATTTGGTTCTGTGGAAAGGCTGATTACTGGCACTTCCAATACAAGCGACGACATCGTCGCCTTCGCAGAAGATGTCATTGTCGCAAAGCTGTCCAGAGGCGAGTTGGTGGTAAGAGATCCGGAGATCATTGGTGATATCCTCCAGGCAATTGCATCCAAGGAGGAAGGAATGTAAGTGTGAATTCTCTGCTAGTCACTTGCCAGATTCTAATCAACCCCTTCGAATAGGTTCCTGTGGGCCTTCCTCGCTATTGAAGATATTTGTTCTGGGACAAACGACAAGGAGATCAGACAGGCACTTCAAGAAATCCCGACAGACCTTCCAACAACCTTTGACCGAGCATTGCGTCGGATAGCAAAGCGGCGCAACCAAAAGATTGCTAGCGAGATATTTGGGTGGACCACAGCTGCCCGTCagccgttgaccttgacacAATTGCAGGAAGCTCTCTCTGTCAAGGTTGGCCAGCGCAACTTGCATCCAGAGGACCTGGTCAGCGGTATAGACCGTATCACCGTGTGGTGTGAGAATCTGGTGTGTGTCGAAGAAACAGACAACACGGTCCATTTCAGCCATCATTCCATCCGAGAATACCTTCTCCAGCCCGAATCCGGCGACCTCAAAGATTTTCATGTTGATCTCGAAGAGTTTGATCACCATGCTGGCGAGGTCTGCATCACAtatctccatctcgagaaCCTCAAGACAACACTTATTGAGAGCGAAAAGGCCGAACCTCCCCCTACCGTTACAGTCGCGATGGAAGGATTGAGCGAGCAGACAGTTCGAACAGCTGTTGGTGGAAGTATGGGTGCCCGAGTAGGTCGCTGGACAAGCCGCGTTGTCAAGTCGAGCGCACGCTCAGCCCAGCCTTCGGCAGGAGATGCCGCAATTCACTCGACTCTTAGGAACCTTCGCCATGCGCCTCCGGCTTCAAGAGGGATTGAGTATGTTTTTCTCGAATACGCCGAGGACAACTGGTTTCGGCACAGGACTCGCCTTGTCCATGCTTCTCGCCGAGCCGAGAACAGCATGTGGAATCTCGTTGGCCGGCTTCTCAGGAGCCCTCGTCAACGGGTAAACCTGCCCTGGAAGGACTTGCTTTGGCGGGAGTCCCTCGCGAGGCCTGGATATTTATCTCTGGATCCATTTGGATCTTTCGTCCCATCCGGATGCTTCTTCGTGcctgatgagatggagagaCATTTACAGGCCCAGCCAGCACCGGACCCGATAAGCGACCTCTCACCAATTGGTAGCCTCCCTTTCTTGGCCGTCTACGCTGTTCAGAACAATCATGAGAGCTTGGCCTGCTGCGCTTTTATGACATTTATTCAAAAACGCCAACGATCTCCCATAACCAAGTGGCTCACGTTGTTCCTGGCACTGGAAGGGAAGCATTCACATTGCCCGAATCACTGCTTCGCTAGATTACAGGAGCATATATTTCATTATGAGCTTGTCCATACCATTACACTTTGCATCGCCGCCGGGGTTTCACATTGGCCCGCTTCCACCTCCGAGAAGGTTATCCACGATGACCAACACAGACAATGTTCAACGAATAGATTTCTGGATTTCTGCAAGCTCATACCGACGGGCTTCGTCGCACAAGATTGCATACGTATTCAAGACTTTGCCCTCGTGGCTTTGTGCGCCCTCACCAAGCCGCACTGGTTTCGCCTTCCAGGCTTACGGAATGAATCTAGCACCCTTCTCACTGCGAGGACAAGCAATAACATGTCCATTGTCGATATTGCGGCAGAACAAAACGACGAGGACAGCCTCGCCTTTCTAATGTCATTCTTCCAACCCAAAGGTTTGCAACAAGTCGAAGTCTTTGACCCCGCTAAACACCatggcgagatggagaaacTAGCGCTGGGCGGTCTCTGCACTGCTTTACGGAACGGCTCGAGCGACAGCGCAATGTTCCTGTTCAAACAATGCTTTGACCTATTCAGCTCCGAACAGGCAGGCCAGTTCGAGCAACTAGACATTATTAATCTCCATCTAGCACTATCCCAAGCAGCTGTGTTTGAATGGCCGTTTGACAACACTAAGAATCTTTTGTTCTGGTTTTTCAGCGCCCTGGTGGTTAAGCGGAATATGGAAGCAGCAATGAACCATCTCATCGAAGAATctgtcaaggccgacaaTTGGAAATTTGCCGCCGCGGTAGTTGACGCGGTTTCAGACCTGGAATTCGAGAGGACAGAGAGCGCCGATTCTTTCTTCAAGATGACTCTGGACTCGTTGAGCTGTCAACGATGCCGGGGGAAACAATCCTGGCCTGAGCCCATGGACACGCGGCTTTTGTTTGCTGACCAGCGCTACAAGTTGTGCTCCAAGCACAAGAGACAGGCTCTGGCTACACTTGACGCCAGACTATATCTCACTCCTGACAAGGGGTCGTTGCAACTGGCGCGTTTGAGCGAGTCGGACCAGGAAAAACTCCCTTCGGAcaacgaggttgaggaagatTCCATTTTGTCCGTACCATTCGATGAACAACCATGATCCTGAGGAGTGGACGGGGGGGAGTCGTTGATCGGTTCAGCACTTGGTaccttaattaattagaacCAGCATTTGGGACGCTAGGCCATCAAAAGGCATATTAAATCTTCCAAGCGAGCCAACTACAAGGCATATGATGATGAATATTACCGTTTGTCGGCATCAGACAATTCGGTAGCTTGCAAAAAAGCCTCACGCTACTGGCCAGTTTTTCTCCCCCACCTTCAAACCTGATGATTTCATCCCACTCCATGCCACCCGATCACATTGACGACAACTTGATCGTTGGCTTTCAAGGTGCGCAAAAGACCTTTCCGCTGTCTAAAGCAGGGGGATGCCTTCTTCCAAAGACATGGCGACAGACTGGGATACCCTCAGCAACCTACTCTCTGTCAGCGGGTTTCCAATCTGGCTGAGGGCGATTCTcgccttggccatcttcgCTGTGCTCTTTTCACTTCTCCGTGCCGGGCTTTCACCTTTGCGGGCCATACCTGGCCCATTCTTGACTCGTTTCACGGATCTTTGGTACCTCTCGCGACTTTACCGAGGCCAATTTGAGCAAGAAAACCTCGAGCTACATGAGCGATATGGTAATGACCACAAGTCTCCATTACCGATAGCCGAAAGTTCTGACAGTATCTTAGGTCCTATCGTTCGTCTTGGACCCAACCGCTACTCCTTCTCTCACCCCGACGCCTTGAAGGCCATCTACGGACCAAGCGCCGCACACCTATTCCCCAAGTCCCCTTCTTATCGCCCAGCCGCGCCTCCAGACCCTGAGAAATGGACCCTCTTCGCTGATGAAGATATTCAACGCCACGCAAGGCACCGTCGACTCTACCAGAGCACCTACTCCATGTCCTCACTTGTCACCTACGAAGCCTATGTTGATGAATGCGCCGACCTCTTCTCACTTCGACTCTCTGAACTTGCAGATGCTGGCGTTCAAGCTGACATGGGCTATTGGTTCCAGTGTTTTGCCTTTGATGTCATCGGTCTCATCACTTACTCAAAGcgtcttggcttcttggacCGAGGCGAGGATGTAGGAagcatcatcaagaccatcgaCAGCGAGATGGTGT
This window of the Fusarium keratoplasticum isolate Fu6.1 chromosome 3, whole genome shotgun sequence genome carries:
- a CDS encoding DUF1996 domain-containing protein codes for the protein MSGFISTLAFWLIALQVMEFLPRAIGPNVTTSDELRSQCGTCTLKADRSAYWILTLYYVSKKGPISVKVPIFHVYYHGQHEGMESFPEDLSIRSGNPHLTEEEARQQGGIGMKWHWELTDEEKEDRELPKKKGNGRLRGNIGFPTRVVKDPSLGRYRVCKPDDEESCFSVVRMFFAIRYGMRHDWFDFEDGAYLTLSSGGALGYDAMDKSMAKQIVTDTTNYNAEGEIIGGPDAVVKSPECAKLDDEDPFLWDSDWDAML
- a CDS encoding NACHT domain-containing protein, producing the protein MSFLNALSSQDVVLSQRASRQADQTAAVKDLENTIARFQAILTDDDRKNLQKLKTEPHDAQSIIMFTARLDRFDPKRRGKSVASRLASFLQTIEQFTPIVDTYIQSNPEIAALVWGSVRLTFQLLANFTSYFQSFVELLSGFGTLCSRFAEYQVIFKDSPRLKTSICAFHSSVVNCCEKIVLVTRRPMKSQAWMAITQSFQSEIRGYVDDIKSKAEIVRDDIQLAKAQSDSEEHQLQAKARKKAEESHGRISSLLTKARSEMRLIGENGTRGTAEQRRRRLLKDLSSHNYTSAFNNARNKRHLGTAEWAFNTDQFQNWFTGDGPAVLHVTGKIGSGKTILASSIVEHLCQIRQPNQFISFFFSRFDNPTTLASDTIIRSLVQQLLSVAPMETMNATLASEIADCLQKAQDNFFSLDTLGKLYETASKFTQDWFILIDGVDECESEQQRLLYDFLSRFLDTCSGPQRIKILFSSRETTKQDIERSFGSVERLITGTSNTSDDIVAFAEDVIVAKLSRGELVVRDPEIIGDILQAIASKEEGMFLWAFLAIEDICSGTNDKEIRQALQEIPTDLPTTFDRALRRIAKRRNQKIASEIFGWTTAARQPLTLTQLQEALSVKVGQRNLHPEDLVSGIDRITVWCENLVCVEETDNTVHFSHHSIREYLLQPESGDLKDFHVDLEEFDHHAGEVCITYLHLENLKTTLIESEKAEPPPTVTVAMEGLSEQTVRTAVGGSMGARVGRWTSRVVKSSARSAQPSAGDAAIHSTLRNLRHAPPASRGIEYVFLEYAEDNWFRHRTRLVHASRRAENSMWNLVGRLLRSPRQRVNLPWKDLLWRESLARPGYLSLDPFGSFVPSGCFFVPDEMERHLQAQPAPDPISDLSPIGSLPFLAVYAVQNNHESLACCAFMTFIQKRQRSPITKWLTLFLALEGKHSHCPNHCFARLQEHIFHYELVHTITLCIAAGVSHWPASTSEKVIHDDQHRQCSTNRFLDFCKLIPTGFVAQDCIRIQDFALVALCALTKPHWFRLPGLRNESSTLLTARTSNNMSIVDIAAEQNDEDSLAFLMSFFQPKGLQQVEVFDPAKHHGEMEKLALGGLCTALRNGSSDSAMFLFKQCFDLFSSEQAGQFEQLDIINLHLALSQAAVFEWPFDNTKNLLFWFFSALVVKRNMEAAMNHLIEESVKADNWKFAAAVVDAVSDLEFERTESADSFFKMTLDSLSCQRCRGKQSWPEPMDTRLLFADQRYKLCSKHKRQALATLDARLYLTPDKGSLQLARLSESDQEKLPSDNEVEEDSILSVPFDEQP